The following are encoded together in the Daucus carota subsp. sativus chromosome 5, DH1 v3.0, whole genome shotgun sequence genome:
- the LOC108222785 gene encoding F-box protein CPR1 isoform X2 — translation MLRKVCSDSSTMNLPSEILAEIFSRVPIKTILHCRRVCKRWCNILAERYFVNLHLSRSPAGLIIHQGPSQPNVDVLKMVELNDKADHHDIHHDPLMKFMLTLGLEDSVMWLSGSINGLICLGSEKTICICNPITRECILIPDQKFIGKSRATLHHGFGFDESSNQYKVVRFYKGSFSASEGSDELGCEVYTLGTRMWRNIGHVPFFIDGYGNGICVAGNLHWLACHQKDQKESSDSERLCAFDLDRESFQLSAGPVVPQVDGYTTYRNLGILGGCLCVCDNTPDLEFAIWVMKDYGVTESWSKEIVIRTNFLFGGMLDEEVYPLKVLKDGTIIMYCGEFQLFTYHPGTRTTQDHDFPDGAYNTYSAMVYVPSFISLRSTFMLENVLAL, via the coding sequence ATGTTGCGGAAAGTGTGCAGTGACTCATCCACTATGAATTTACCATCAGAGATTCTGGCTGAAATCTTCTCAAGAGTTCCCATCAAGACAATACTCCATTGTCGAAGAGTATGCAAAAGATGGTGTAATATACTTGCAGAACGTTATTTTGTTAATTTACATTTATCAAGATCCCCTGCAGGGCTTATAATCCACCAAGGACCGAGCCAGCCAAATGTTGATGTCCTTAAAATGGTGGAACTTAACGACAAAGCTGACCACCATGATATTCATCATGACCCTTTGATGAAATTTATGCTAACACTTGGTCTCGAGGACAGTGTTATGTGGTTAAGTGGTTCGATTAATGGGTTAATTTGTTTAGGGTCGGagaaaacaatttgtatatgCAATCCAATTACACGAGAGTGCATACTCATTCCAGATCAGAAGTTCATTGGAAAATCGCGTGCTACATTACATCACGGCTTTGGGTTTGACGAATCCAGCAACCAATACAAGGTTGTCCGCTTTTATAAGGGCAGTTTTTCAGCAAGTGAAGGCTCAGATGAGTTAGGATGTGAGGTTTATACACTCGGAACACGTATGTGGAGAAATATAGGACATGTTCCCTTCTTTATTGATGGATATGGTAATGGTATCTGTGTCGCTGGCAACCTTCATTGGTTAGCATGCCATCAAAAGGATCAGAAAGAGTCCTCCGATAGCGAAAGGTTGTGTGCTTTTGATTTGGATAGAGAATCATTTCAACTAAGTGCAGGTCCTGTTGTTCCTCAAGTTGATGGCTATACAACTTATAGGAACTTAGGAATCCTAGGAGGTTGCTTGTGTGTATGTGATAACACGCCAGACTTAGAATTTGCCATTTGGGTGATGAAAGATTATGGGGTAACGGAAAGTTGGAGTAAAGAAATCGTCATTCGCACCAATTTCCTATTCGGAGGTATGCTAGATGAGGAAGTTTATCCTCttaaagttttaaaagatgggACCATTATAATGTATTGCGGAGAATTTCAATTGTTCACTTATCATCCTGGTACAAGAACCACGCAAGACCATGATTTCCCCGATGGAGCTTATAATACGTATAGTGCTATGGTTTACGTCCCAAGTTTTATAAGTCTCAGGAGTACTTTCATGCTGGAGAATGTTTTAGCTCTTTAG
- the LOC108222788 gene encoding F-box protein At3g07870 encodes MASSIESLPPGIFADILSRTPIKTIVYSKCVCKKWRSLLSERYFVDLHLSRSHTCLVVQQEGSLPRCNMFKLGELEDKLDRFDIYHDPVMKVKFKLGFRCSVVHLSGTVNGLICVWHYSGTDETYICNPVTREYALLPERKSIRKPLPAVSYGFGVIAARNQYKVVRFYQGGYPSSQNLYKSDCEVYTLGTGTWRSLGKLPFALGGCQNGVFYNGNLHWLAHDQNHITSDIVCTFDLEKEFSELSASAPLVDENGSFTYRSLGVLGDCLCICDNTSESEFVIWVRQDYGLKACWVKEIVINNDFHRPLYKTVHVLTVLRDGSILMVAHNGHMFTYHHGNKTLQQLDLSWTSDFSICNVMVYVPSFIRLRSFMSERVLIF; translated from the coding sequence ATGGCGTCTTCAATTGAATCGTTGCCCCCTGGAATTTTTGCTGATATTTTGTCGAGAACTCCGATTAAGACTATAGTTTATAGCAAATGTGTATGCAAGAAATGGCGCAGTCTGCTCTCGGAGCGTTACTTTGTGGATTTGCATCTGTCAAGGTCACACACATGCCTTGTAGTTCAACAGGAAGGCTCCTTACCGAGATGTAATATGTTTAAATTAGGGGAACTGGAAGATAAGCTGGACCGATTCGATATTTACCATGACCCTGTGATGAAAGTGAAGTTTAAACTTGGTTTCCGATGCAGTGTGGTTCACTTGAGTGGTACGGTGAATGGATTAATTTGTGTATGGCATTATTCGGGTACTGATGAAACTTATATTTGCAATCCGGTTACGCGTGAGTACGCACTTCTGCCGGAACGCAAGAGTATTAGGAAACCGTTGCCGGCTGTATCTTATGGTTTTGGAGTGATTGCAGCTAGGAACCAGTACAAGGTTGTGAGGTTTTATCAGGGCGGTTACCCTTCAAGCCAAAACTTGTATAAGTCGGATTGTGAGGTTTATACGCTTGGAACGGGCACATGGAGAAGTTTAGGAAAACTCCCCTTTGCGCTTGGTGGTTGTCAGAATGGTGTGTTTTATAATGGTAATCTTCATTGGTTAGCTCATGATCAGAATCACATCACTAGCGACATCGTGTGTACTTTTGATTTAGAGAAAGAATTTTCGGAATTAAGTGCATCTGCTCCTCTTGTTGATGAGAACGGAAGTTTCACTTATAGGAGCTTGGGAGTTCTAGGTGATTGCTTGTGTATATGTGATAATACATCAGAATCTGAATTTGTTATTTGGGTGAGACAAGATTATGGACTGAAGGCATGTTGGGTTAAAGAGATTGTCATTAACAATGACTTTCATAGACCTTTGTACAAGACGGTTCACGTACTCACAGTTTTGAGAGATGGGTCAATCCTGATGGTAGCCCATAACGGTCACATGTTCACTTACCATCATGGGAATAAAACATTGCAGCAACTCGACCTATCCTGGACCAGCGACTTTAGCATATGCAATGTAATGGTTTATGTCCCAAGTTTTATCAGGCTCAGGAGTTTCATGTCCGAACgagtattaatattttag